From the genome of Actinomycetota bacterium, one region includes:
- the mce gene encoding methylmalonyl-CoA epimerase, protein MLTRIDHVGIAVADLDTSLEHYRRTLGVEPLHRERVEAQGVEEILLDVGGSYIQLLGALGPDTAVGRFLQRRGPGVHHVGFRVDDVAQTLAHLKAEGVRLIDDAPRPGSRGTTIAFVHPSGMGGVLVELVEERS, encoded by the coding sequence ATGCTCACGCGGATCGACCATGTCGGCATCGCCGTCGCCGACCTCGACACGTCACTCGAGCACTACCGACGAACGCTGGGCGTCGAACCCCTTCATCGCGAGAGGGTGGAGGCGCAGGGGGTCGAGGAGATCCTGCTCGACGTGGGCGGCTCGTACATCCAGCTCCTCGGGGCGCTCGGGCCGGACACCGCAGTGGGACGGTTCCTCCAGCGACGGGGACCCGGTGTCCACCATGTGGGCTTTCGCGTCGACGACGTCGCGCAGACGCTGGCGCATCTCAAGGCCGAGGGCGTCCGCCTGATCGACGACGCGCCGAGGCCCGGCTCGCGCGGAACGACGATCGCGTTCGTCCACCCGAGCGGGATGGGCGGAGTCCTCGTGGAGCTGGTCGAGGAGCGAAGTTAG
- a CDS encoding PH domain-containing protein, which yields MKVLRCRQWAFALGSMGAGIGLMVFNLGIVPDELILPGRIVFFGAGVGVGWFLVGRVALAGVQVQETGVLVRNPLAHRFIAWDEVEAFSLGRYTVLSRLGIARLRDGSRVPLFGIQAIESAFNAGDREAHEIVDRLNAALAASTA from the coding sequence GTGAAGGTCTTGCGGTGCCGGCAGTGGGCGTTCGCCCTTGGGTCGATGGGCGCCGGCATCGGGCTGATGGTGTTCAACCTGGGGATCGTGCCCGACGAGCTGATCCTCCCCGGCCGCATCGTCTTCTTCGGCGCCGGCGTCGGGGTCGGGTGGTTCCTCGTCGGACGTGTGGCACTCGCCGGGGTCCAGGTTCAGGAGACCGGCGTTCTCGTTCGGAACCCGCTCGCACATCGCTTCATCGCCTGGGACGAGGTCGAGGCGTTCTCGCTCGGCCGATACACGGTGCTCTCGCGCCTCGGAATCGCGCGCCTTCGCGACGGCTCGCGGGTCCCGCTGTTCGGGATCCAAGCGATCGAGTCGGCGTTCAACGCGGGGGACCGCGAGGCACACGAGATCGTCGACCGCCTCAACGCGGCGCTCGCCGCATCGACCGCCTAA